One Diospyros lotus cultivar Yz01 chromosome 1, ASM1463336v1, whole genome shotgun sequence genomic window carries:
- the LOC127810118 gene encoding cysteine-tryptophan domain-containing zinc finger protein 7 isoform X3 yields the protein MISLGSRDGRKGLGLGFGAAAEMLEPELEEGEACSYQNEDDSTIDPDIALSYIDVKLQDVLGHFQKDFEGGVVSAENLGAKFGGYGSFLPTYQRSPVWSRARSPPKVPNSNPPRSPNKLHLEADHLSSVVPSSASLSVRHPQASATAALLPLIRDSVDGSAKRVGVSSIHCTEESTSRSEPGRNYAPSSDQKTLKFRIKVGPDNLPTRKNAEIYSGLGLDISPSSSLDDSPTDTDGLSQEPQDVVDESPTSILQIMTSFPVHNNILLSPLVDDLIYLIEREKLHGENKRRFSKRSGQYSSNGSDSARGDDKRSKSFDKNACPSELKSLDDKDSQNGTGLLLKKETDIDSLVCEELVANTLKLPLLSNSFSVVNSTKDNARTIDNSREANQTKEEYLSGLAKGGTLEAISTQEIGLIEKPIAKAASAGTLSEGKKAKSQGDSLGLREEGGLREKADVSGAVDSNIIKERKIQNAESIDLLGQKFSKKAMPHEEDDIQLASLKGHSSSGGKNKSKGSNNVQSAEVLKDSSRLDSSLVSKNRKSTHANVYSSKGEMDDSKSQKDNGKARNRYSDFFGDTELEQEDDVDSVELPSIDRPKDLEVVEKNTLASNGTSKERLIGKKPSMPGAYQKAAPNAGPIGNGSISDAAPGTLGPLVKEDWVCCDKCQKWRLLPVGTNPESLPEKWLCSMLDWLPGRNRCTVSEEETTNAVIAMHQVSAPENQNNQHGHPGSVLPGLPMGETNCFDQSRQNLGFHPVPSGGKKKYGIKDVSDTMSHDGLALSSDSLKKNIPAPTKSRSLNGVNQSPASEIQPMHLSKSSVVEKHRHKKKEKNKSLEQHPNGVVVLGTGENRSSKIKSKRDNQDFVGISKKIRLDVMHVADEDWKSDCNGPVEEVGPVSNNSLSANAPGKDGCKYDDFSYMDGKSKEKKSSKDPPRKTKCQVQVTSDDGSLHMEKSDGKDVSRKRKTNESRDTHVSTASLQSGHHIHDRKDLLEHTAEVIHRKEKKAKISKSEGKETSVSKSSGGAVKKGRSMKEQQLGPDRASTLSQRSLDDTDSLRRGLGSAQPSQAATSSSSKVSGSHKNRKNVQEVKGSPVESVSSSPLRFSNPDKSKSTRRLEVKMEFGDAGFLAAGTPRRCSDGEDDMGSNRSGTVGKDEAFDTHFDSQGRNSGHFSGTEAKIQTVHSPELAGHHFDNSGNNIIGSDTQHPCRPQTSDQFRGEERENNKQYLSNAPCLSKPAKESSLKSKEKNGSLKSELDKGKFKMSDSYNVCIDHIPKEEKSRVRKNRAEQKFGVNSDKIEKNFVGKKESAGKVVIEDGKREIQQKNGGNNGLDVKVDGLSSQDHRHSDERSSRRYLSDKTDQVEVSGRTKLHSLPPSGRGQSESGTQSLQLNPGAEKQNEGNSLLTEPSDCDHALKAYQQNKKCDSQNSSQPIRSRHTTVNGQRVRDVEAPSPARRDPSSQAATNAVKEAKDLKHLADRLKAALKFLHGACLLESSNVESSKQSEMIQSMQMYSSTAKLCEFCAHEYEKCKDMATAALAYKCMEVAYMRVIYSSHSTANRDRHELQKALQIVPLGESPSSSASDVDNLNNITTSDKVPLAKGVSSSQVAGNHVIAAQSRPGFSRLLNFAQDVNFAMEASRKSRIAFAAASARMEEAQYRDAITSVKKALDFNFQDIEGLLRLVRLAMEAISR from the exons ATGATTTCTTTGGGCAGTAGGGATGGAAGGAAGGGGTTGGGCCTAGGGTTTGGTGCTGCTGCAGAGATGTTGGAGCCTGAGCTTGAAGAAGGCGAGGCTTGCTCTTACCAAAACGAAGATGATTCTACCATTGACCCCGATATTGCTCTTTCTTACATT GATGTGAAACTTCAAGATGTTCTGGGTCATTTTCAAAAAGATTTTGAGGGTGGAGTAGTTTCAGCTGAGAACTTGG GGGCAAAATTTGGTGGTTATGGTTCATTTCTACCCACCTATCAGCGCTCCCCCGTTTGGTCTCGTGCAAGGTCTCCACCAAAAGTTCCCAACTCCAACCCACCGAGATCCCCAAATAAATTGCACCTGGAG GCTGACCATCTCAGTTCTGTGGTTCCATCAAGTGCATCTCTGTCTGTGAGACATCCGCAAGCTTCTGCAACTGCTGCCTTACTGCCTTTAATAAGGGATTCTGTTGATGGTTCGGCAAAAAGAGTAGGGGTATCATCTATTCATTGTACTGAGGAGTCCACATCAAGATCTGAACCTGGTAGAAACTATGCTCCATCTTCTGACCAGAAGACACTGAAATTTAGAATCAAAGTGGGTCCTGATAATTTGCCGACTAGAAAAAATGCCGAAATCTATAGTGGTCTTGGCCTTGATatctctccatcttcatctttaGACGACAGCCCCACTGACACTGATGGGTTATCTCAGGAGCCTCAGGATGTTGTAGATGAATCCCCTACAAGTATTCTTCAA ATTATGACATCATTTCCGGTGCACAATAACATATTGTTATCCCCTCTTGTTGATGATTTGATATACTTGATTGAAAGGGAAAagcttcatggagaaaataaacGTAGATTCTCTAAGAGGAGTGGACAATATAGTTCAAATGGATCTGATTCTGCAAGGGGTGATGATAAAAGATCAAAGTCATTTGATAAAAATGCCTGTCCATCAGAATTAAAAAGTCTTGATGACAAGGACAGTCAAAATGGAACTGGTCTGCTGTTGAAGAAAGAAACAGATATTGACAGTTTGGTTTGTGAAGAACTTGTCGCTAATACTCTGAAGCTCCCACTTCTATCTAATTCATTTTCTGTTGTCAACTCTACAAAGGATAATGCTAGGACCATTGATAACTCCAGAGAAGCTAATCAAACGAAGGAAGAATACCTCTCTGGTCTAGCTAAAGGGGGGACATTGGAGGCAATATCCACCCAAGAGATTGGCTTGATTGAGAAGCCTATTGCAAAGGCTGCTTCAGCTGGTACATTATCAGAAGGCAAGAAAGCAAAGTCTCAAGGTGACAGCTTAGGTCTACGAGAAGAAGGTGGCTTGAGAGAAAAAGCTGATGTTTCTGGTGCAGTTGACTCAAATAttattaaagaaagaaaaattcaaaatgctgAATCAATCGACCTTTTAGGGCAGAAGTTTAGTAAGAAAGCTATGCCTCATGAAGAGGATGACATCCAATTGGCTTCTCTGAAAGGGCATTCATCATCTGGGggcaaaaacaaatcaaaaggaAGCAACAATGTCCAGAGTGCTGAGGTTTTGAAAGACAGCTCAAGACTGGATTCTTCCTTGGTGTCCAAAAATAGGAAGAGTACGCATGCCAATGTTTATTCGTCTAAAGGTGAAATGGATGATTCCAAATCACAGAAGGATAATGGAAAGGCAAGAAATAGATACAGTGATTTTTTTGGGGACACAGAACTAGAACAGGAAGATGATGTGGATTCTGTAGAGCTTCCTTCAATTGACAGGCCAAAGGACCTTGAGGTGGTTGAGAAAAACACATTGGCATCTAATGGCACATCGAAGGAAAGGTTGATTGGCAAGAAGCCATCTATGCCTGGGGCATATCAAAAAGCAGCTCCAAATGCAGGTCCGATTGGAAATGGATCCATTTCTGATGCAGCTCCTGGAACATTGGGTCCCCTAGTCAAAGAAGATTGGGTCTGCTGTGACAAGTGTCAGAAGTGGCGACTTCTTCCAGTAGGGACAAATCCAGAAAGCCTTCCTGAGAAGTGGCTTTGTAGCATGCTTGATTGGCT GCCTGGAAGGAACCGGTGTACTGTTAGTGAGGAGGAGACAACTAATGCTGTAATTGCCATGCACCAAGTTAGTGCTCCTGAGAATCAGAATAATCAGCATGGTCATCCTGGTAGTGTCCTACCTGGACTGCCCATGGGTGAAACCAATTGTTTTGATCAGAGCCGCCAAAATCTTGGTTTCCATCCTGTGCCTAGTGGTGGGAAGAAGAAATATGGAATAAAAGATGTGTCAGATACAATGAGCCACGATGGTCTTGCACTATCCTCTGACTCTTTGAAGAAGAACATCCCTGCACCAACTAAAAGTAGAAGCTTAAATGGTGTAAACCAGTCTCCAGCAAGTGAAATTCAACCTATGCATTTAAGCAAATCTAGTGTGGTTGAGAAACACAggcataaaaagaaagagaaaaacaaatcaCTTGAACAGCATCCTAATGGAG TTGTTGTACTGGGCACAGGTGAAAATAGGTCCTCCAAGATCAAGAGTAAAAGAGATAATCAAGATTTTGTTGGAATTTCTAAGAAAATTAGGCTAGATGTTATGCATGTTGCTGACGAAGATTGGAAATCTGACTGTAATGGACCTGTGGAGGAGGTTGGCCCTGTCTCAAATAATAGTTTGTCCGCAAATGCACCAGGGAAGGATGGCTGCAAATACGATGACTTTTCTTATATGGATGGAAAATCTAAGGAAAAGAAGAGCTCAAAAGATCCTCCCAGAAAAACAAAATGCCAAGTTCAAGTTACTTCTGATGATGGATCTCTGCATATGGAGAAATCTGATGGTAAAGATGTTTcgagaaaaaggaaaacaaatgaaaGTCGGGATACTCATGTTTCCACAGCATCCCTCCAGAGTGGGCATCATATTCATGATAGGAAGGATCTTCTGGAACATACAGCTGAAGTAATTCACAGGAAGGAAAAGAAGGCAAAGATCTCCAAGTCTGAAGGGAAAGAGACCAGTGTAAGTAAAAGCTCTGGTGGAGCAGTGAAAAAGGGTAGAAGTATGAAGGAACAGCAATTGGGGCCAGATCGGGCAAGTACTCTGTCTCAGCGTAGCTTGGATGATACTGATTCTCTGAGAAGAGGTTTAGGATCTGCACAACCATCTCAGGCTGCCACTTCAAGCTCTTCAAAAGTTTCTGGTTCCCATAAGAACAGAAAGAATGTGCAGGAAGTCAAAGGCTCACCAGTAGAGTCAGTTTCTTCATCTCCTTTGAGGTTTTCAAATCCTGACAAGTCTAAATCAACAAGGAGACTAGAGGTGAAAATGGAGTTTGGAGATGCCGGTTTCCTTGCTGCTGGAACTCCAAGAAGATGCTCAGATGGTGAAGATGACATGGGGAGCAATCGATCTGGGACTGTGGGGAAGGATGAAGCTTTTGACACCCATTTCGATTCTCAGGGAAGGAATAGTGGTCATTTTTCTGGTACTGAAGCTAAAATACAGACTGTACATTCTCCAGAATTGGCAGGTCACCATTTTGATAATAGTGGTAATAATATCATAGGCAGTGATACCCAACACCCTTGCAGACCACAGACTTCAGATCAATTCCGTggtgaagaaagagaaaataacaaGCAGTATCTTTCTAATGCTCCATGTCTGAGTAAGCCTGCTAAGGAATCCTCGTTGAAGTCTAAAGAAAAGAATGGGAGTTTAAAATCTGAACTTGACAAGGGAAAGTTCAAGATGTCTGATTCTTATAATGTTTGTATAGACCATATAcctaaagaagaaaaatcaagggtTAGAAAAAACAGGGCTGAGCAGAAGTTTGGGGTTAACtctgataaaattgaaaagaattttgtTGGTAAGAAAGAATCTGCAGGTAAAGTTGTAATTGAAGATGGTAAAAGAGAGATTCAACAAAAAAATGGAGGTAATAATGGTCTGGATGTTAAAGTTGATGGTCTCTCCAGCCAGGACCATAGGCACAGTGATGAAAGATCTTCAAGGAGGTATCTCTCCGATAAAACAGATCAGGTGGAGGTCTCTGGTAGAACAAAGTTACACTCATTACCTCCCTCTGGAAGAGGTCAAAGTGAGTCTGGAACACAGTCTCTCCAATTAAATCCTGGAGCTGAGAAACAGAATGAAGGAAATAGTTTGTTAACTGAACCTTCTGATTGTGATCATGCATTGAAGGCCTACCAACAGAATAAAAAATGTGACAGCCAGAATAGTAGTCAGCCTATTAGATCAAGACATACCACAGTTAATGGACAGAGAGTCAGGGATGTAGAGGCCCCAAGTCCTGCCAGAAGAGATCCCTCCAGCCAGGCTGCCACCAATGCTGTAAAAGAGGCAAAGGATCTGAAACACCTTGCTGATCGCCTCAAG GCAGCTCTTAAGTTTCTTCATGGAGCCTGTTTATTAGAATCTAGCAATGTTGAGAGTTCCAAGCAAAGCGAGATGATTCAGTCAATGCAAATGTACAGTAGCACGGCAAAACTCTGCGA GTTTTGTGCCCACGAATATGAGAAATGTAAGGACATGGCTACTGCTGCATTGGCCTACAAATGTATGGAGGTGGCATACATGAGAGTAATATATTCATCACACAGCACTGCAAACAGAGATCGGCATGAGTTGCAGAAAGCCTTGCAAATAGTTCCTCTGG
- the LOC127810118 gene encoding cysteine-tryptophan domain-containing zinc finger protein 7 isoform X2 codes for MISLGSRDGRKGLGLGFGAAAEMLEPELEEGEACSYQNEDDSTIDPDIALSYIDVKLQDVLGHFQKDFEGGVVSAENLGAKFGGYGSFLPTYQRSPVWSRARSPPKVPNSNPPRSPNKLHLEADHLSSVVPSSASLSVRHPQASATAALLPLIRDSVDGSAKRVGVSSIHCTEESTSRSEPGRNYAPSSDQKTLKFRIKVGPDNLPTRKNAEIYSGLGLDISPSSSLDDSPTDTDGLSQEPQDVVDESPTSILQIMTSFPVHNNILLSPLVDDLIYLIEREKLHGENKRRFSKRSGQYSSNGSDSARGDDKRSKSFDKNACPSELKSLDDKDSQNGTGLLLKKETDIDSLVCEELVANTLKLPLLSNSFSVVNSTKDNARTIDNSREANQTKEEYLSGLAKGGTLEAISTQEIGLIEKPIAKAASAGTLSEGKKAKSQGDSLGLREEGGLREKADVSGAVDSNIIKERKIQNAESIDLLGQKFSKKAMPHEEDDIQLASLKGHSSSGGKNKSKGSNNVQSAEVLKDSSRLDSSLVSKNRKSTHANVYSSKGEMDDSKSQKDNGKARNRYSDFFGDTELEQEDDVDSVELPSIDRPKDLEVVEKNTLASNGTSKERLIGKKPSMPGAYQKAAPNAGPIGNGSISDAAPGTLGPLVKEDWVCCDKCQKWRLLPVGTNPESLPEKWLCSMLDWLPGRNRCTVSEEETTNAVIAMHQVSAPENQNNQHGHPGSVLPGLPMGETNCFDQSRQNLGFHPVPSGGKKKYGIKDVSDTMSHDGLALSSDSLKKNIPAPTKSRSLNGVNQSPASEIQPMHLSKSSVVEKHRHKKKEKNKSLEQHPNGGENRSSKIKSKRDNQDFVGISKKIRLDVMHVADEDWKSDCNGPVEEVGPVSNNSLSANAPGKDGCKYDDFSYMDGKSKEKKSSKDPPRKTKCQVQVTSDDGSLHMEKSDGKDVSRKRKTNESRDTHVSTASLQSGHHIHDRKDLLEHTAEVIHRKEKKAKISKSEGKETSVSKSSGGAVKKGRSMKEQQLGPDRASTLSQRSLDDTDSLRRGLGSAQPSQAATSSSSKVSGSHKNRKNVQEVKGSPVESVSSSPLRFSNPDKSKSTRRLEVKMEFGDAGFLAAGTPRRCSDGEDDMGSNRSGTVGKDEAFDTHFDSQGRNSGHFSGTEAKIQTVHSPELAGHHFDNSGNNIIGSDTQHPCRPQTSDQFRGEERENNKQYLSNAPCLSKPAKESSLKSKEKNGSLKSELDKGKFKMSDSYNVCIDHIPKEEKSRVRKNRAEQKFGVNSDKIEKNFVGKKESAGKVVIEDGKREIQQKNGGNNGLDVKVDGLSSQDHRHSDERSSRRYLSDKTDQVEVSGRTKLHSLPPSGRGQSESGTQSLQLNPGAEKQNEGNSLLTEPSDCDHALKAYQQNKKCDSQNSSQPIRSRHTTVNGQRVRDVEAPSPARRDPSSQAATNAVKEAKDLKHLADRLKNSGSSTESTGIYFQAALKFLHGACLLESSNVESSKQSEMIQSMQMYSSTAKLCEFCAHEYEKCKDMATAALAYKCMEVAYMRVIYSSHSTANRDRHELQKALQIVPLGESPSSSASDVDNLNNITTSDKVPLAKGVSSSQVAGNHVIAAQSRPGFSRLLNFAQDVNFAMEASRKSRIAFAAASARMEEAQYRDAITSVKKALDFNFQDIEGLLRLVRLAMEAISR; via the exons ATGATTTCTTTGGGCAGTAGGGATGGAAGGAAGGGGTTGGGCCTAGGGTTTGGTGCTGCTGCAGAGATGTTGGAGCCTGAGCTTGAAGAAGGCGAGGCTTGCTCTTACCAAAACGAAGATGATTCTACCATTGACCCCGATATTGCTCTTTCTTACATT GATGTGAAACTTCAAGATGTTCTGGGTCATTTTCAAAAAGATTTTGAGGGTGGAGTAGTTTCAGCTGAGAACTTGG GGGCAAAATTTGGTGGTTATGGTTCATTTCTACCCACCTATCAGCGCTCCCCCGTTTGGTCTCGTGCAAGGTCTCCACCAAAAGTTCCCAACTCCAACCCACCGAGATCCCCAAATAAATTGCACCTGGAG GCTGACCATCTCAGTTCTGTGGTTCCATCAAGTGCATCTCTGTCTGTGAGACATCCGCAAGCTTCTGCAACTGCTGCCTTACTGCCTTTAATAAGGGATTCTGTTGATGGTTCGGCAAAAAGAGTAGGGGTATCATCTATTCATTGTACTGAGGAGTCCACATCAAGATCTGAACCTGGTAGAAACTATGCTCCATCTTCTGACCAGAAGACACTGAAATTTAGAATCAAAGTGGGTCCTGATAATTTGCCGACTAGAAAAAATGCCGAAATCTATAGTGGTCTTGGCCTTGATatctctccatcttcatctttaGACGACAGCCCCACTGACACTGATGGGTTATCTCAGGAGCCTCAGGATGTTGTAGATGAATCCCCTACAAGTATTCTTCAA ATTATGACATCATTTCCGGTGCACAATAACATATTGTTATCCCCTCTTGTTGATGATTTGATATACTTGATTGAAAGGGAAAagcttcatggagaaaataaacGTAGATTCTCTAAGAGGAGTGGACAATATAGTTCAAATGGATCTGATTCTGCAAGGGGTGATGATAAAAGATCAAAGTCATTTGATAAAAATGCCTGTCCATCAGAATTAAAAAGTCTTGATGACAAGGACAGTCAAAATGGAACTGGTCTGCTGTTGAAGAAAGAAACAGATATTGACAGTTTGGTTTGTGAAGAACTTGTCGCTAATACTCTGAAGCTCCCACTTCTATCTAATTCATTTTCTGTTGTCAACTCTACAAAGGATAATGCTAGGACCATTGATAACTCCAGAGAAGCTAATCAAACGAAGGAAGAATACCTCTCTGGTCTAGCTAAAGGGGGGACATTGGAGGCAATATCCACCCAAGAGATTGGCTTGATTGAGAAGCCTATTGCAAAGGCTGCTTCAGCTGGTACATTATCAGAAGGCAAGAAAGCAAAGTCTCAAGGTGACAGCTTAGGTCTACGAGAAGAAGGTGGCTTGAGAGAAAAAGCTGATGTTTCTGGTGCAGTTGACTCAAATAttattaaagaaagaaaaattcaaaatgctgAATCAATCGACCTTTTAGGGCAGAAGTTTAGTAAGAAAGCTATGCCTCATGAAGAGGATGACATCCAATTGGCTTCTCTGAAAGGGCATTCATCATCTGGGggcaaaaacaaatcaaaaggaAGCAACAATGTCCAGAGTGCTGAGGTTTTGAAAGACAGCTCAAGACTGGATTCTTCCTTGGTGTCCAAAAATAGGAAGAGTACGCATGCCAATGTTTATTCGTCTAAAGGTGAAATGGATGATTCCAAATCACAGAAGGATAATGGAAAGGCAAGAAATAGATACAGTGATTTTTTTGGGGACACAGAACTAGAACAGGAAGATGATGTGGATTCTGTAGAGCTTCCTTCAATTGACAGGCCAAAGGACCTTGAGGTGGTTGAGAAAAACACATTGGCATCTAATGGCACATCGAAGGAAAGGTTGATTGGCAAGAAGCCATCTATGCCTGGGGCATATCAAAAAGCAGCTCCAAATGCAGGTCCGATTGGAAATGGATCCATTTCTGATGCAGCTCCTGGAACATTGGGTCCCCTAGTCAAAGAAGATTGGGTCTGCTGTGACAAGTGTCAGAAGTGGCGACTTCTTCCAGTAGGGACAAATCCAGAAAGCCTTCCTGAGAAGTGGCTTTGTAGCATGCTTGATTGGCT GCCTGGAAGGAACCGGTGTACTGTTAGTGAGGAGGAGACAACTAATGCTGTAATTGCCATGCACCAAGTTAGTGCTCCTGAGAATCAGAATAATCAGCATGGTCATCCTGGTAGTGTCCTACCTGGACTGCCCATGGGTGAAACCAATTGTTTTGATCAGAGCCGCCAAAATCTTGGTTTCCATCCTGTGCCTAGTGGTGGGAAGAAGAAATATGGAATAAAAGATGTGTCAGATACAATGAGCCACGATGGTCTTGCACTATCCTCTGACTCTTTGAAGAAGAACATCCCTGCACCAACTAAAAGTAGAAGCTTAAATGGTGTAAACCAGTCTCCAGCAAGTGAAATTCAACCTATGCATTTAAGCAAATCTAGTGTGGTTGAGAAACACAggcataaaaagaaagagaaaaacaaatcaCTTGAACAGCATCCTAATGGAG GTGAAAATAGGTCCTCCAAGATCAAGAGTAAAAGAGATAATCAAGATTTTGTTGGAATTTCTAAGAAAATTAGGCTAGATGTTATGCATGTTGCTGACGAAGATTGGAAATCTGACTGTAATGGACCTGTGGAGGAGGTTGGCCCTGTCTCAAATAATAGTTTGTCCGCAAATGCACCAGGGAAGGATGGCTGCAAATACGATGACTTTTCTTATATGGATGGAAAATCTAAGGAAAAGAAGAGCTCAAAAGATCCTCCCAGAAAAACAAAATGCCAAGTTCAAGTTACTTCTGATGATGGATCTCTGCATATGGAGAAATCTGATGGTAAAGATGTTTcgagaaaaaggaaaacaaatgaaaGTCGGGATACTCATGTTTCCACAGCATCCCTCCAGAGTGGGCATCATATTCATGATAGGAAGGATCTTCTGGAACATACAGCTGAAGTAATTCACAGGAAGGAAAAGAAGGCAAAGATCTCCAAGTCTGAAGGGAAAGAGACCAGTGTAAGTAAAAGCTCTGGTGGAGCAGTGAAAAAGGGTAGAAGTATGAAGGAACAGCAATTGGGGCCAGATCGGGCAAGTACTCTGTCTCAGCGTAGCTTGGATGATACTGATTCTCTGAGAAGAGGTTTAGGATCTGCACAACCATCTCAGGCTGCCACTTCAAGCTCTTCAAAAGTTTCTGGTTCCCATAAGAACAGAAAGAATGTGCAGGAAGTCAAAGGCTCACCAGTAGAGTCAGTTTCTTCATCTCCTTTGAGGTTTTCAAATCCTGACAAGTCTAAATCAACAAGGAGACTAGAGGTGAAAATGGAGTTTGGAGATGCCGGTTTCCTTGCTGCTGGAACTCCAAGAAGATGCTCAGATGGTGAAGATGACATGGGGAGCAATCGATCTGGGACTGTGGGGAAGGATGAAGCTTTTGACACCCATTTCGATTCTCAGGGAAGGAATAGTGGTCATTTTTCTGGTACTGAAGCTAAAATACAGACTGTACATTCTCCAGAATTGGCAGGTCACCATTTTGATAATAGTGGTAATAATATCATAGGCAGTGATACCCAACACCCTTGCAGACCACAGACTTCAGATCAATTCCGTggtgaagaaagagaaaataacaaGCAGTATCTTTCTAATGCTCCATGTCTGAGTAAGCCTGCTAAGGAATCCTCGTTGAAGTCTAAAGAAAAGAATGGGAGTTTAAAATCTGAACTTGACAAGGGAAAGTTCAAGATGTCTGATTCTTATAATGTTTGTATAGACCATATAcctaaagaagaaaaatcaagggtTAGAAAAAACAGGGCTGAGCAGAAGTTTGGGGTTAACtctgataaaattgaaaagaattttgtTGGTAAGAAAGAATCTGCAGGTAAAGTTGTAATTGAAGATGGTAAAAGAGAGATTCAACAAAAAAATGGAGGTAATAATGGTCTGGATGTTAAAGTTGATGGTCTCTCCAGCCAGGACCATAGGCACAGTGATGAAAGATCTTCAAGGAGGTATCTCTCCGATAAAACAGATCAGGTGGAGGTCTCTGGTAGAACAAAGTTACACTCATTACCTCCCTCTGGAAGAGGTCAAAGTGAGTCTGGAACACAGTCTCTCCAATTAAATCCTGGAGCTGAGAAACAGAATGAAGGAAATAGTTTGTTAACTGAACCTTCTGATTGTGATCATGCATTGAAGGCCTACCAACAGAATAAAAAATGTGACAGCCAGAATAGTAGTCAGCCTATTAGATCAAGACATACCACAGTTAATGGACAGAGAGTCAGGGATGTAGAGGCCCCAAGTCCTGCCAGAAGAGATCCCTCCAGCCAGGCTGCCACCAATGCTGTAAAAGAGGCAAAGGATCTGAAACACCTTGCTGATCGCCTCAAG AATTCTGGATCAAGTACTGAAAGCACAGGTATTTATTTTCAGGCAGCTCTTAAGTTTCTTCATGGAGCCTGTTTATTAGAATCTAGCAATGTTGAGAGTTCCAAGCAAAGCGAGATGATTCAGTCAATGCAAATGTACAGTAGCACGGCAAAACTCTGCGA GTTTTGTGCCCACGAATATGAGAAATGTAAGGACATGGCTACTGCTGCATTGGCCTACAAATGTATGGAGGTGGCATACATGAGAGTAATATATTCATCACACAGCACTGCAAACAGAGATCGGCATGAGTTGCAGAAAGCCTTGCAAATAGTTCCTCTGG